The following coding sequences lie in one Hyphobacterium sp. CCMP332 genomic window:
- the gspG gene encoding type II secretion system major pseudopilin GspG → MHRNSIRTSDHRAGYSLTEIMVVLVIIGLLIALVGPQLFRFVGRANSDTAAAQVESISTQLDFYRLENGDYPDSAQGLTALVLEGGQSVPDDPWGNAYVYEYLGPGRARIGTYGRDEQEGGEGEDEDIFRNLQ, encoded by the coding sequence ATGCACCGCAATTCAATCAGAACCTCCGACCATCGCGCTGGTTATTCACTCACCGAAATCATGGTCGTACTGGTCATTATCGGATTGCTCATTGCCCTTGTCGGGCCCCAGCTCTTCCGCTTTGTCGGCCGGGCCAATAGCGACACGGCAGCAGCCCAAGTCGAGAGCATCTCTACCCAACTCGATTTCTATCGTCTGGAAAACGGCGATTATCCGGATAGCGCGCAGGGGCTGACCGCGCTGGTCCTCGAGGGCGGACAATCCGTGCCGGATGATCCCTGGGGCAATGCCTATGTGTATGAGTATCTGGGTCCGGGCCGGGCACGGATCGGGACGTACGGACGCGATGAACAAGAAGGCGGTGAAGGTGAAGATGAAGACATCTTCCGAAATCTCCAGTAG
- a CDS encoding GspH/FimT family protein, producing MKTSSEISSSRRGFTLTELLVVLVVVGLAIALVGPMLFRNSPASELRHSVELIETAARMARTEARLSGRDTLLSLDLDARTLTVLPSERGFQLGRNIDLRATVADQELDGDIASVRFFPEGATTGGTFLLELDDTQRAIRISWITGATERLDPDDIE from the coding sequence ATGAAGACATCTTCCGAAATCTCCAGTAGTCGCCGCGGCTTTACGCTCACTGAACTCCTTGTCGTACTGGTAGTCGTCGGGCTGGCGATTGCGCTGGTCGGGCCCATGCTATTCCGAAATTCGCCAGCCAGCGAATTGCGGCACTCCGTCGAATTGATCGAGACGGCGGCCCGAATGGCCCGGACCGAGGCCCGCCTGTCCGGACGCGATACCCTGTTGAGTCTCGATCTGGACGCCAGGACGCTGACCGTCTTGCCCAGCGAACGCGGTTTCCAGCTCGGCCGGAACATCGATCTGCGCGCCACCGTTGCCGATCAGGAGCTCGACGGAGATATCGCCTCTGTGCGTTTCTTCCCCGAAGGTGCCACGACGGGCGGAACTTTCCTGCTGGAACTGGACGACACGCAGCGTGCCATCCGGATCAGCTGGATTACCGGCGCAACCGAGAGGCTGGATCCCGATGACATCGAGTAA
- a CDS encoding prepilin-type N-terminal cleavage/methylation domain-containing protein, which translates to MTSSKSGFTLLETVIAIALASAGLASVYQVYASSARAEQGATETETAARIAEYLLLTADSDANGETDGFVWTIEVSEDSRWEELETLTLRMIAPSGREFELALDRPRASETPL; encoded by the coding sequence ATGACATCGAGTAAGAGCGGTTTCACCCTGCTGGAAACAGTCATCGCCATTGCCCTGGCCAGTGCCGGACTGGCATCTGTCTATCAGGTCTATGCGTCCTCGGCGCGCGCCGAGCAGGGGGCGACTGAAACCGAAACCGCAGCCCGCATTGCGGAATATCTCTTGTTGACGGCAGACTCTGATGCCAACGGCGAAACTGATGGTTTTGTCTGGACGATCGAGGTGTCTGAAGATTCCCGATGGGAGGAGCTTGAAACACTCACCCTTCGCATGATCGCCCCGTCTGGCCGCGAATTCGAACTGGCGCTGGACCGCCCCCGGGCATCGGAGACGCCCTTATGA
- a CDS encoding type II secretion system F family protein — translation MALFAVSAIRPDGGAETIRIDAADKAAAAAAISARGLTPIRVQPAREAPQKQASGRAKKMATRLARELSVLTAAGLSIEPALAALSRHAAEKKLKEAADMLLADVRNGASLSEAFAKRPEIFPSPFPEIAEAGEAGGALGKALGELADTRERREAVEATIQGALAYPAFLMLMAIGAVSGLLVFVIPRFRGLFDQIGREIPSQAAFVFGAADAIGTYGPWVIILIAVMVLIWRAALNRPGFREAYDRWLLGLPLIGTALRTMIAARFCRVLSLLLKNGLSAVPALRLASRAAGNLWAIRRLTEALAEVRTGKGFSERVEASDVLPPLAAELLSVGEETGDLGAAAERLATFYETQFEQNARLISRIIEPAVIVFAGLAIGGVVVSILSALVSINEIDF, via the coding sequence ATGGCGCTTTTCGCGGTATCAGCCATACGTCCTGATGGCGGTGCAGAAACCATCCGCATTGACGCCGCCGACAAGGCCGCCGCGGCCGCCGCCATTTCCGCGCGGGGCCTGACCCCGATCCGCGTTCAACCCGCCCGCGAAGCCCCGCAAAAGCAGGCCTCCGGCCGGGCCAAGAAAATGGCAACGCGTCTGGCGCGCGAATTGTCCGTCCTGACCGCAGCCGGCCTCAGCATTGAGCCCGCGCTGGCCGCCCTGTCCCGACATGCCGCTGAAAAGAAGCTGAAAGAAGCTGCGGACATGTTGCTGGCCGATGTCCGCAATGGTGCCTCCTTGTCGGAAGCCTTTGCCAAGCGGCCTGAAATCTTCCCTTCACCCTTCCCCGAGATCGCCGAGGCCGGAGAAGCCGGCGGAGCGCTGGGCAAAGCACTGGGCGAACTCGCCGACACCCGCGAGCGCCGGGAAGCGGTCGAGGCGACGATACAGGGCGCTTTGGCCTACCCCGCCTTCCTCATGCTGATGGCCATCGGCGCCGTTTCGGGCCTTCTGGTTTTTGTCATTCCCAGATTTCGCGGCCTCTTTGACCAGATCGGGCGGGAAATTCCGTCTCAGGCGGCTTTCGTTTTCGGCGCCGCCGATGCCATTGGCACCTATGGACCGTGGGTCATCATTCTCATAGCGGTGATGGTGCTGATCTGGCGCGCCGCGTTGAACCGGCCGGGCTTTCGCGAAGCCTATGATCGATGGTTATTGGGTCTGCCGCTCATCGGCACCGCTTTGCGAACGATGATTGCGGCCCGCTTTTGCCGCGTGCTCTCGCTGCTCCTGAAAAACGGCTTGTCAGCGGTTCCGGCGCTGAGGCTGGCCTCCCGCGCAGCGGGCAATCTCTGGGCCATCCGGCGTCTCACCGAGGCCTTGGCCGAAGTCCGGACCGGCAAGGGGTTTTCCGAGCGGGTAGAAGCCTCGGACGTGCTGCCGCCACTGGCGGCGGAATTGCTGTCTGTCGGCGAGGAGACCGGTGATCTCGGCGCGGCCGCCGAACGCCTGGCCACATTCTATGAAACCCAGTTCGAACAAAATGCGCGGCTGATCTCGCGCATTATCGAACCAGCTGTTATCGTCTTTGCCGGTCTTGCCATTGGTGGTGTCGTTGTCTCGATCCTGTCGGCACTGGTCAGCATCAATGAAATCGATTTCTAG
- a CDS encoding general secretion pathway protein GspK, translating into MTSRRGIALLIVIGLLAVLAMAAGMTALAARVSTSAAFASMERLELRTAIDSAVARTAVQLSREDDRWMADGRLYEMEIGDVSLRIRALAEPGRYDLNQGNIETLAALLEELDVPTLTARRIAGALADWRDEDDDVGNDGAEAGAYRADGRPPPGNRPFIAVEEFRQVLGVDAALYAAAAPYLTLNGGEAVTGRYAPPRLIEATGVSAGDARRILSAREGNRSIPEVNGSAQFDPAQPAAYAIFVEAEAASGARLSREIIISLPGAEGLYETLSRHSHVFGYADFLDPEPDA; encoded by the coding sequence ATGACGTCCCGCCGCGGCATTGCCCTGTTGATCGTGATCGGGCTTCTGGCCGTTCTCGCCATGGCCGCCGGCATGACAGCGCTGGCGGCCCGCGTCTCGACCTCCGCGGCTTTCGCAAGCATGGAAAGACTGGAGCTTCGCACAGCCATCGACAGCGCCGTCGCCCGCACGGCTGTCCAGTTGTCCCGTGAAGACGATCGCTGGATGGCCGATGGACGTCTGTATGAAATGGAGATCGGCGATGTCAGCTTGCGCATTCGCGCCCTCGCCGAACCCGGCCGCTATGATCTCAATCAGGGCAATATCGAAACACTCGCGGCTCTGCTCGAAGAGCTTGATGTCCCGACCCTGACCGCGCGGCGCATTGCCGGCGCCCTCGCCGACTGGCGCGACGAGGACGATGATGTCGGCAACGACGGAGCCGAAGCCGGCGCCTATCGCGCGGACGGACGGCCGCCGCCCGGCAACCGGCCATTCATTGCCGTTGAGGAATTTCGTCAGGTTTTAGGAGTCGACGCGGCCCTCTATGCTGCCGCTGCTCCCTACCTGACCCTGAATGGCGGAGAGGCCGTGACGGGCCGTTATGCGCCGCCCCGCCTGATCGAGGCGACAGGCGTGTCCGCCGGTGATGCGCGCCGTATTCTGTCAGCGCGGGAAGGCAATCGCAGCATCCCCGAGGTCAATGGATCGGCCCAGTTCGATCCCGCCCAACCGGCGGCCTATGCCATCTTTGTCGAGGCCGAAGCGGCATCAGGTGCACGCCTCTCGCGCGAGATCATCATCAGCCTTCCCGGCGCGGAAGGCTTGTATGAGACGCTGTCCCGTCATAGCCATGTATTCGGATATGCTGACTTTCTTGATCCGGAGCCCGATGCGTGA
- a CDS encoding type II secretion system protein J, with translation MKRGFTLTEMLIALALTAVAITIISEGVRQTLNFQRQLQSAREARETQTVTLEAIRNRLEHLVPATRPGDTNGEAQILFDGQAQRLVFLAADPGYPSEAGVYEYTLELTGGESEGVEDDEITTPQLILHRRLLTDLDDFDRPAREDVAFWALPLSQPLSFGYAAAGGSPSPGWQDTAAYPALITLASSEADYAALTVLLPRERPEANEETPGQETTQ, from the coding sequence ATGAAACGCGGCTTCACCCTGACCGAAATGCTGATCGCGCTGGCGCTGACAGCGGTCGCGATCACAATCATTTCCGAAGGCGTTCGGCAGACACTGAATTTCCAGCGCCAACTCCAGTCCGCACGCGAGGCCCGCGAAACCCAGACGGTGACGCTTGAAGCGATCCGCAACCGTCTGGAACATCTCGTTCCGGCGACCCGGCCGGGAGATACGAATGGTGAGGCCCAAATCCTGTTCGATGGACAGGCCCAGCGTCTCGTCTTTCTGGCCGCAGACCCCGGCTATCCATCGGAGGCGGGCGTCTATGAATACACGCTGGAACTGACAGGCGGTGAAAGCGAGGGAGTTGAAGACGACGAGATCACCACACCGCAGCTCATCCTGCACCGGCGGTTGCTGACCGATCTTGATGACTTTGACCGGCCCGCTCGCGAGGATGTCGCCTTTTGGGCGCTCCCGCTGAGCCAGCCCTTGAGTTTCGGATATGCCGCGGCAGGAGGCTCGCCCTCCCCCGGCTGGCAGGACACAGCCGCCTACCCGGCGCTGATCACCCTGGCGTCCAGTGAAGCTGACTACGCAGCCCTGACAGTCTTGCTGCCGCGCGAACGCCCGGAGGCAAATGAAGAAACACCCGGACAGGAGACAACACAATGA